TACTCCAGTATATGCTGGTTACATTCTACACTCTGTTGGTTACATTCTAAACTCTACCAGTTACATGAATGGGAGCATCGATCAAAGTTGCGcccaaaaaaattgaaataaatCCTATGCTCTGCTAACCAATGAGATGACTATCCGGCACCGGCATCAGTGTGGTTCATCGATCTGATTCGTGTGCTCGGGATTCTGAAGTGAAGCCCCCATGGATCGGACGTGCTTCTGTCTCCCCTGTATCATCACAAACTTTTGAGTTGAGCAGTCCTTTTCGGTTCCTCATCAGATGTTCTTCATGCTTCATGCATATAGTCAGACATAGATTCCTCCTGCAAAAACAAACGAGCACACACAATTTGATTGATAGCAACGTTATCCAAGTTAGAGGGGCCATTACATCAGAGAATCAACTCATAGCGTGGAACTTCAATGTGTTCACTCAATGTGAATTAATGGATTCCAAGGACTTATAAGGCATGTTCTGAAAGCTGCTAGGGTACAACTGGACCCCTTGTAGAGAGGTATACTGCCTACCCTCCACGTCAGTTTGTTCTGGGAAACAGAAATCCAACCAACATGCACAAAAGTTTAACTTATTAATACATAATGAGCTTTCAGCTTTAATAGACTCAAGCATTTTTTATCAGTTTCTCAACCTACATTGACACTGGAACTATTCCGTACTCTGTGACTCAATGTTGGCTCATTTCGGAAATACGAATCACATATCACACAGCTTTTTTACCATACCATGTTATTTAggaattactccctccgtcccataattcTAATCGTGGTTtaagttcaaatttgaactaaaaccacgacaagaATTATGGAATGAAGGGAGTGGTAGACAATCTGAGCCTTTAACTCTTGACTTAAAAGCAGCACAACATCATATCGGGTTCTATATCGCATTTGCATAGACAACCGAGCCTTTAAATCTAGACAAGAACTTTCTCAATATAAATCTGACGTTAGATTTATAGTATTAAAAATCTGACGTCCTCAGGTATGTCGGATCCCGATCGAACACATGGCAATTAATCACTGCACCAAGGCAATTTTTCTGTGATTTTCTTACGCTACATGGCAATTTGCACTGTAGAACAATGGCAAATCCTTGTACGCAATTGTATCTGTTTTCGCATGGCAAATCTGATCGTCGCTAAAAATCTGGCGTCAACTTTCAACATTGATCCATTTTGGTTATTAACAGAAAAAAGGTCAACTCAACATATTTGGTTTTATTAATAGTATTAGGGAGGTAATGTTGTCGCAGCACTTACATCTTTTTCTCGCTTTTCTTTGACGACGATGCACTTGGAGGCACCGATGCTTTCGCTCTTCAAGAAGTTTCGAGTGTTCAACAGTGGCTTGTTAAGGCCATCTGTCACCGATGTGTGACCTGGTACCTCACCTACATGCAATTTTATACAGTAATCTGCATTTGGCTTTTCAGGCTCATCACTGCTGCCGATAACTCTTTCCCTGAGATAAGATAGAGGATATATTAGTTCAAGAGAGATCACAGGCATGCAGGCAATGAGTTATTATTATAGAGACCTAAGAGGAACGACGCCACACCCTTTGTGTTGTTTATATTGCTCATTCTTTGTAAAATGATTATAGAAACTCAAATGAGTTTTGCATGATCCACCTCATATGGCAGAGATACAGAACTCTGCTTCATGCAGCAGAATTTAAATCAATGAATTATCCTATTTCACTCTAATGACATGAAAAAAAACACCTCCAGCTTAGTAAACTATAATGCTTTTCTTCAGTAAAAAAAAGGTATTGCCTTGGTAAGGAAGCATGCTGCCGCAGCTGCGGGCTAGTCTTTTCACCCTTAGCACCGATTTCTTCGAGATGAACAAATTGCCTCTTGAAACGATCCACCCCACTGGCAATAATATATCAGTCAGTATACTGGCAATATCTTAACCAATCATAACTGTGGTTAAAGAAATGGTGTTTCTTGTTTGGCATATTCGAATAAGGTTTACAATAGCATAATTTTTTTTTAGGGAAATGAAAAGCTTATTTTCACAATGAAAggattgtactccctccgtcccataatataagagcttTTTTTATACTACACTAGTGtgaaaaacgctcttatattatgggacggagggagtacatcaaaATCCAAAGGGACCATCGTTTAACATATGATAAACGTCATTAGCACATCGCAACTGATTACGTTAAACAGCTTCAACATATGTTGCTTCATAATGATATTCAATGATTACCAAAATAATATTTTAAGCTACACATTGCTCGTAGGATCATAATGTGCACCGGTATGCTTTTCTTTCTCACCTCCACTCAAGTTGTAGCATGCAAAAAGTTCAACGAATAACACCTACTGAAACATATGCCTATCATTGTCAAAAGCAAACTTTACTAACGGAACAAAACATTACATAGATAACACATGTATATATTTCTTCTTGTAAAAAGAAATGGTGGATCAAAGCATTTTTTTCCAAACTCACCTTGGGTATAGAAAGTTTGCCTGATCTCCACCACGAAGATACTCATGCAACATCTGAGGATGGTACTCTAAAATCTAGAGATACTTCATGCATTAGTAAAGACTACTACCATAATCCCCAGCGTACAATTGACTGACATTACCTCTCTGTAAATTAATTCACGTACATCCTCTCTGGCCAGCTTCCTTCTCTCAAACTCAAACTCAAGTCTCGAGATGGGTTGCGTTGTGGGTTCGAGCTCAGAATTTGCCAATCCAGTAAAGTATGGGTCTGCCAAGGCCTTGAATTACATTGATATCATATCAGTATTGAATATATAACAAAAGAATCGGCCTTTTTGAGCTAACATTCTTGTCGATCATATTTCCTACCTCTGCAGCGGTTGGCCGATCTGTGGGATCAAAAGCAAGAAGACGCTCAAGCAAATGGAGTGCCATGGGGTCTACACCGGGAAACTTCTGAGAAAAAGGTATTGGATGCTTTTTTTTCATGTTTCCCAAATATCGCCGAGCTTTTTCGTTTCGAATCTACATGAGTACAAATAGGCAGCAGATAGAGTTTAAGAAACATTTCTGAACATGATTTATCACTTAGAAAAGAACTTAGCGAACAAATATTAATCACTATCCGCATTGTTCCTTTGTTTCAATATTTTTATTATGAAAGATTATCTCAAGGTGAAGATAATCACAAAAATCATACTAGTACAATTAACCAAAGACTGAAGCATTATCCAAAAGTTTCAGAATGCAAATGCAATATACACTTGGAACAGCAGAACGAATTATCTGTAGATCCATGAATTAGTCCAAACTTTGGATCTGTTTGGCCAAGCTTCAGGTTCATCTTAGCGGTTTGTGAAATTTAAAAATAGGCCAAACACATTTAAATTTCTTTGCGGCTAGATACTTTGGTAAAACCTAGGCCACAAATTAGATGTTCCAAAACAAGCTGAAGGGGAGAGGGATTTATAAGATGGAAGCTCAAATAAACAGTCATATTGTTAGCTAAGCAGGTTGATTAACATGCTATAAAATATAGCAGTAAATTTATCTAAAGGTCTCTGACAGAAAAATAGTACAAATGAAGGGTCAGCATTTTCTGCTAGGTTCCTTTGATAAACTGCCTCTTGTGTATTATTGCTATTCTTAATTGAATGGCAAAGTATGCTAGTTTTTCAGGAAAAAGAGATGTTCAGATTATTGATCGATATATTTGGCTTCTGAAACTGTAATGCATTCTTAGTACAAGTTGCAACAGGGTGGAGCCTTGGAAAGGGAAGTTTATGTCCTTGGGAGAAAACTGATCCGGACCAACTCCTACCTATCTATCATTTTTTACGAAGAGACAGCAGGATGCTGCATATTTCATTAATGAAGGACAAGAAACATAACAGTATTGTTACAAATTGGGTCGGTGCTGGTGCCCGGGAGTAATAACAAAGCCAGCTAGATTACATTACTACATACCATTGAACCAGATCAGGGTGGCTCAAATAGTCTTTAGGAGGGATAGCCCTGCCTCCTTCCAGCAGCGAGCCTTGTCGGTGATTCTCCCAATTACATATGCTACCGAACCGCACTGGTTATCGAGTATCCCCTCAGCGCAACTATCTACCTGGAAAGTTGCCCTCCATCTGCCTATCTATCATTGGGATGTACCTGCTCCCGGCAGCATCCACATTGCTATGGATTCACAACGGTACAGGTTCTTTTGGGAAGGAACTGAGAGCAAGCGTAAATACCACATGGTCAAATGGGCTGACGTGTGTAAACCCAAGGACTTGGGGGTCTGGGAAATTTGCATATGAAGTTGATGAACATCGGCCTAATGATGAAACAGCTTAGGAAACTTGGCCAAAATGAGCAGGGGCTCCGAGGCCTGAGCTGATTTGCGGCACTGCTCTTGGGACTCACACGCAAGGGATCCCAGCTCTAGATCAGCCTTCAACAGATTAAAGGGTCCTTTCCGCTGGGCTCCAAACATCGTGTGGGTACCGGAGAAGCCACTATGTTCTGGTCGGATTGGTGGCTGGAGCAGGGCTCCTCAAATacggacaccccccccccccttgttttttttttttgcctcTTGTGAGGATCCTTCGATCACCATTGACCACGCATGCTCCGAGGGGGCTCTCCATTCTTTGGTCATTTGGGTAGGCAGAATTAGTAGAATCGTAATATCTGAGGCAAGAAGTGAATTCTTTCAACCTGTCCGAGGGCGCCCATGAAATTTCCTGGGTCTTAATATCAGGGTGTTTTTCGGTCAAATCGCTTCAATGTAAACTGTGTTGTGCCAGGGGGCCGCGGTGATTCAAATTCGGGATGTTTGGCGGGTGGCTCTCCTGCTCAAGGTCAAAATCATCCTTTGGGGTGTCTCTCCTGCCCAAGATCAAAATCTTCCTTTGGCAGTTGATCCATGGCTGCTTGCCTCCGAGTGACCAGATTCTCAAGCGCCACGGCCTGTCCAATGGGACCTGTGCACTCTGAGGAATTCAAAGACGCAAGGTGCTTCGTGCGAGTTTCTCAATCATATCCAGGGGATTTAAGGTCGCATATGTAGATTTGCATCATACCATGCACACAACCATCTTAATTAAAGTACCGTGACCAACATCTAAAAAGTTTAACAAGTGAAAACAAGGCCCAACCACAACTGGCCAATAACAGGGATTACATGACTCACACATAACCTATTACTGGACCGCCATCCAAAATCGGTTGAAATGTATCCCGTTCTATCATTCTCCCAATGGTTGTACCCAAAGGCCACAGGCGCCGATCCTCCACACACCCAAACATTCATCTAATTGTTTGTTCAAAATGATCATTTTTGTCTGCAGCCCGTGATGCCATCATCACAGGAGGACATCGAGGAAACTTTAAGTGTCGCCTGGCCAATAACACGATTACATGACTCAGACATAACCTATTACTGGACTGCCATAAAAAATCGGTTGAATGTATCCTGTTCTATCATCTCCCAATGGCTGCACCCAAAGGCCATAGGCGCCGATCCTCCACACACCCAACCATCCATCTAATTGTTTTTCCAAAATGATCATTTTGTTTGCAGCTCATGATGCCATCATCAAAGGAGGACATTGAGGAAACTTCAGGTGTCGCCCTTTTTTGCTATCTCAGAGGTGGCTGGGGTGTTTTGTTGCGCGAGTGTTTGTGCTGTAAGCGTGTATGCAACTTCTTTATGGAATCATGAGTATTTGTGGAACTTTTGTGCTTATAGCCATTTGTGGCTTTATCTATAAAGGAGGGCGAAAGGCCTTTTGTCCAGAAAAAAGGGTTACCACCACAGTTATTTCCATAAGAACAATGTTCAAAAGATAAATCCCTCAGCCTTAGATGGAGCAAGCTTATTTGCTTGTCATGAATCATTGTTAAATATCAATTGCCGTCCATATTTTTTTAGCACAATGGACCAGATATCGTGTTTGCCCTTTCCAGAAATTAAGGAATACAAACTACACAGATCAAGCAAATATATGGTCACTGGGAGTGCAGAACTGTCTGAGACAACATGCCTGTTCAGGTAGTGAATTATTTGACCAAAATATTACTCTGAATGCCTTGCGTCCAAAAAAAAGGTTTACAACCACAGTTATTTTCTGTAAGAATAATATTCAAAAGATAACTCCCTCAGCTTAGTTGTTTGTAAAGAATCATTGTTAGATCAATTATCGTCCATATTTTTTAGCACAACGGACCAGATACCTCGTGTGCCCTTTCCAGAAATTAAGGATTACATAGTATACAAATCAAGCAAATATATGATCACTGGGAGTGTGGGACTGTCTAAGACCAGATGCCTTTTCAGGTAGTGAATTATTCAACCAAAACATCACTTGGAAGTTTCTTATGATAAACACAAATTAAATGAAGCATGAATTTTATCCTTTTGCTGTCGGGTAGTTCTTTGAAATGCAGTCATGTGACATGTCAGCCTCGCGCACCGGTGGATTTTGATGCAGAGCCACCGGCGACACAGGAGTGGTTAAGGCTGTGTGGCCGAGGCAGGAGACCTTGCCGAAGTGGTTAGGGGGTTCGGGTTGTTGGTTTCGTGGAAGCCGCTGGAAACCCAAGCCAAAGGTTAAGAGAATACAGTGGACCGCGAGGTAGGGAAGCTGCCGACGTGCAGGGGATACCTTGGCAGAGGGTTTAGGGCGGGGAtaaaggagaaagaaggaagacAGAGTCTGGAGGTTGCAGAAGTACAGCGAACTATTGGATCTAAATCCAGTGGTTCAACAAAATCGACTGCCCCTATGAAAATAATCAGGCCTTTTGCGTTCTAGGCAGTTCCTTACTTTTCAGACATAATGTAAGAATTAGTCTTACAAGTATGTATTAAACGGCAGGTCCAATTATAGCAGGAATATTTCATCTTGATAAAGGAAATGGTAACCACAAGCACAAAGAGTTGGTAAATAAATCACACACGAGATAAGTCTCTAACTGATTTATTTATTTTAGAAGCAGGGAAGTGAACTCACCCTAGAAATAGATTCTGCCGAAGGAGTGCCGAGTAGATCAGTCATGAGATCCAATTGATGTACCACATTTTTGCCAGGAAAGAGCGGCCTCCCTGTAAGCATTTCGGCAAATATACATCCTATGCTCCAAATATCAATTGCAGGAGTATACTGCAAAAGGAAATACTAAGTTCAGTACAGTGAAACCCGAATTATCCAATGTGGTAACATGTGCATCAACATGGTGTCAAATGCCAACAATCAAGTGTACAAGAAAACTCGGATTTATAAACAAACTAGACAACATCGACGAGGATACTGATGCTCACAGATGAATTATCACGGATTCACGGTCTCTGATTTGGTTAAGGTCAAATTTTATCGAGATAAAGTTTCTCACCTTTGAAAAGAAGGAGCCACATAATTCTGGAGCACGATACCACCTTGTTGCTACATAATCCTGGGATAAAAATGACCAGGCGAGCATAAAAGTCTAAATTTTGGCTGTCTGCTTACATAATACTCTACTACACATAATCTGTGCTAAGCTTTCATTAGAGCGAAGTACCTACCGTCCAGAATATCGCAGAAGGGGTGTCGTTGAAGGAAACCCGAGCAAGGCCGAAGTCGCAAATCTTGAGCTTGCAATCTGCATTGGCTAGAATGTTCTTGGGCTTGAGGTCCCGGTGGAAGACATTGGCAGCGTGTATGTACTTCATCCCACGAAGCAGCTGGTAGAAAAAGAACTGATGGTGCTCCGGGCTGAGGTCGTCGTTGGCCTTGATGACCTGGTGGAGGTCGGACTCCATGAGCTCGAAGATAATGTAGATGTCACGGAACTCGCGGCGCGACGGCGGGAGCATGATGTGCTTGATCTGGACGATGTCTGGATGGCGCAGAAGGCGGAGCAGCTTGATCTCGCGGAGAATGCGGGTGGCGTCGGCGACATGCTCGAAGACGTCGTCGATCTTTTTGATGGCGACGGGCTCGCCGGTGTGGGTGTCGACGGCAGACGCCACAACGCCGTAGCTGCCTTTGCCGACCACTTCGCCGACCTGGTACCGGGTCGCCTCGCCGTACTCCGTGAAGAACGCCCCCTTATCCGTGCCCTGGAAGCGTATGAGTCAATCCCGCAAACGGATACGCATCAAGCGAAGCACAAAATGTAGGGTGGTTCACATGCCGCGCCTTTTTAGCCATGGCGCCCGCCGCGCCAGTCGCCCCGTGCTCCGGAGTGATGTGCTGCTACCCCGCGCCGTCTCCCTTCCCCCCAGATCCACTCCTCCGATCCGCTGCGGCGTCCTCGTGCGCGCGGTGTGTCGTGCCTCCGCCGGTACTGATGGTCGGGGATGAGGGAGGGGGGGTGTGGACACGGCGAGGGAAGAGGGGGAGGCGCGCGATAGGAGCGGGAATAGGGGCCATATTCGTACGGCGAGGGAAGGTGCGCGACTGGGCAGTGGACGCCCGATCGCCGCGGTAGCGCGGAGCGCGGCCAGGGATAAGGGGCAGGTGCTCGTGCGGGCACGGCACGTGACTCGACGGGGCGTAGATGTTGGAGTTGGACACGGGGGCTGCGCCGCTGCGGGAGCACGGCGCCGGCCGCCGGCGAGGGAGAGTCAAACCAGATTCTCCGACTTGCTGTGGTGAAGTCACACGTGAACAGTACATCTAACTTTGCTCCTTTTCCTAAAAAAGACATTTGCTCCTTTTCGGCCGCTGGATACAAAATTGACGCTCTGGATTAGTTCAACGTACTTTGGTACAGTACCAGCAAACAGTATCAAAGTCCAATGTTTAACTATATAAGCGCATTTTGCAGATTCCATTTATACCATCAAACATACTATGTTGCAAGACATCTGACGAATGTTCGCAGTACAAACCGCCTATTATAAGGAAtggatgacatatatgatgataAAACTACGAGTCGCTATGGTGGTTCTCGACCCCAACTGGCATGGAAGAAAAATTTAGAGTTTGAAACAACCGAAAAAGATAAAATTTTCCTATGAAGATGCCTACATATGTTTTTGCATTCTAGCAAATCATCACATCGAAAGTATTTCTTGGTGTCCAATATGCCAAGCGGCAGCGGAGGATATCAAGCACACCTTGTTTATGTGCGAGAGAGCAATGGCAGTTTGGACTGCGTTTGGGATCGGGAAGATGGTGAAGGATGTGTCGCTTGTTGACCGCTCAGGGTCCAGTGTGTTGGAACTTCTCTGGTGTGATTCTTCCACGCAACACATCTATGACGATTCGATAAAACTCCCACGGTTAATTGCTACGACGAGTTGGTTCATTTGGTGGCAGCGGAGACAACATGTTCGAGGTGAGATCGTTCAGACCACTGCGATAGGCATCGGCTATTCATGCTTTGGCTTTGAACTTCACACTGGCGACAGGGAAAGCAAATCCTACACCTAgagaaaacatttttttgaaaaggaggatgtacccccggcctctgcatctggatgatgcatgcagccatattaTTAATTAGTCCCAAAGACCTTACAAGGTAATACATCAATAAGTCTCAAGTCGCCGTCTTGGTAACGCCTGTTGTTATTCCTATCCCTTGATGAAGAGGTACCGAATGCccgagcctaataccaaacaaACATCGCACCAAAGCCTAGCATCTAAAGCCGGATGCCCCATCCAAGCCACTACCTAGACTGGGTCACGCACTGGTCCGACACACTCCCAGTGAGCACCGCACACTACAAGGGTCGTCACCCCCATCTTCCATGATCCATCCTCAGAGCGGAACTGATGCATCGACCTTACCAGGCCTCTCTgtcatcgacgccaccacgacgccagataGCGTCGCCCTCCTACGCGAGTCCGTCAACCCGCATTGGACGCTGAGCCTCCActgcgccacgccgccgagaCCCGCCGTCATTGATGCGGAAGATGAAACCCCGCTCCGCCTCTGGGCCCTTCCAATCAGCACatgctccaaaacgatgccctcAAGAGGGAGAACGACATCATAGTTTTTGTCATCATCCGATCTGGGAGACCCAGATCCAGAGTTTCCCCCGAAGTAGATGCCTCCTGAAGGAAGAGGGGCACGCCAACTGCAGCTGCCCACGAACACGAGTCGTGCCCACGACCACTTAGCTCTCTCGACGACACCTTCAAGAAGGACACGACGCCATGAGCACCGTCGCcgccctagggtttccacccGAGAAACCGTGGAGTGGGAAAAGGTGGGGCGGACCCGAATGACGTCTCCAGGAAGAGAAACAGCACCCTCGGGCGTCATCGTTGTCGCGGATGGCAGGAGCCGAGCAAGGAATTATCCCAATCTGAATCCCCACCTCCCGCTCCGCCCACCCGGTGATCGgcaagccgcacagccatgtctGTTACAACAGAGTGCACAATGCAAGTATTGGAGGGAGAAGCAGCTCGACGCCGTTGGTCGCCGAGGCAACAAGCCATGACACCAACCAGCCGGTGGATTGCCGGCCATCCGACCCGATCCCCGGCAGCCTGCCCGCCCCGCTACGCCACCGGACAGGGAGGCCAACCTAGACAAAACACTTGGCCTATTGTTCTGGCATCGCAACAAGTGTTACATGTTGATGCTTCGTTCAGTGAGGATCTTCACTTAGGATCATGTGGAGTTATAGTCAGAGACCATAGAGATAATTTCATTGCTACGTCTACCTCTAGCCTTGAGCACATGGTAGATGTCGTCTCCGCGGAAGTAGCAGCACTCCTTGAAGGGTTAAAGTTAATTCAAATCTTGGGGTGCAATAATGCCTTGGTGAGGATGGACAACATTATTGTGGTCGATGCTCTACGCCATAATGAAGGCCATTTTGTGATGTCGGCTCCAGTTTTAGATTATTGCAGAGAGTTCGGGAAGGTAACTATCGAGCATTGTAATGGAGAGTCTAATATTGCTGCTCATGGTCTAGCTGAGTGGGGGCGTGTAAACACTCCTTTTGTATTGGTGGATGCACTTCCGGTTTTATTGCTAAAACTTTAGTAGATGATGTAAGCCTTATTGGAGTTTTAATAAAGCCAACCATGAAGGCTTTCTCGTAAAAAGAACGTTGTGTGTGCTTATCCTTCACCAAACAGCTTCTTTCGTGCGTTGCTCGTAGTAGATTTTGCCCCTTGTCTCCCTTCGTTCGTCTGATCTTGATTGTTTTCACCTATTTTCTTTTTTTCATGCAGATATGATTGTTGAACATCTTTCTGGACAAGGGTATGATTTGTTGTTTCTCCCGAAATGC
The Aegilops tauschii subsp. strangulata cultivar AL8/78 chromosome 3, Aet v6.0, whole genome shotgun sequence genome window above contains:
- the LOC109740126 gene encoding mitogen-activated protein kinase 16 produces the protein MAKKGTDKGAFFTEYGEATRYQVGEVVGKGSYGVVASAVDTHTGEPVAIKKIDDVFEHVADATRILREIKLLRLLRHPDIVQIKHIMLPPSRREFRDIYIIFELMESDLHQVIKANDDLSPEHHQFFFYQLLRGMKYIHAANVFHRDLKPKNILANADCKLKICDFGLARVSFNDTPSAIFWTDYVATRWYRAPELCGSFFSKYTPAIDIWSIGCIFAEMLTGRPLFPGKNVVHQLDLMTDLLGTPSAESISRIRNEKARRYLGNMKKKHPIPFSQKFPGVDPMALHLLERLLAFDPTDRPTAAEALADPYFTGLANSELEPTTQPISRLEFEFERRKLAREDVRELIYREILEYHPQMLHEYLRGGDQANFLYPSGVDRFKRQFVHLEEIGAKGEKTSPQLRQHASLPRERVIGSSDEPEKPNADYCIKLHVGEVPGHTSVTDGLNKPLLNTRNFLKSESIGASKCIVVKEKREKDEESMSDYMHEA